A stretch of the Lonchura striata isolate bLonStr1 unplaced genomic scaffold, bLonStr1.mat Scaffold_113, whole genome shotgun sequence genome encodes the following:
- the LOC144248407 gene encoding olfactory receptor 14C36-like translates to MITFITDPHAKTGHMSNSSSISHFLLLALADTRQLQLLHFCLFLGISLAALLGNGLIISAVACGHHLHTPMFFFLLNLALSDLGSICTTVPKAMHNSLWDTSTISYTGCAAQLFFLLFFLGTELSLLTIMCYDRYVSICKPLHYGTLLGSRACAHMAAAAWASAFLNSLLLTANTFSLPLCHGNALGQFFCEVPPILKLSCSKSDFRERGLIAFSSCLGLGCFVFIVFSYVQIFRAVLRIPSEQGRHKAFSTCLPHLAVVSLFVSTAVFAYLKPSSISSRSMDLSVSVLYSVVAPALNPLIYSLRNQELKAAVRRLMTGCFHKH, encoded by the coding sequence ATGATTACTTTTATTACAGATCCCCATGCCAAGACAGGACatatgtccaacagcagctccatcagccacttcctcctgctggcactggcagacacgcggcagctgcagctcctgcacttctgcctcttcctgggcatctccctggctgccctcctgggcaacggcctcatcatcagcgccgtagcctgcggccaccacctgcacacgcccatgttcttcttcctgctcaacctggccctcagcgacctgggctccatctgcaccactgtccccaaagccatgcacaattccctctgggacaccagcaccatctcctacacaggatgtgctgctcagctctttttccttctgttcttccttGGAACAGAGCtttccctcctgaccatcatgtgctatgaccgctacgtgtccatctgcaaacccctgcactacgggaccctcctgggcagcagagcttgtgcccacatggcagcagctgcctgggccagtgcctttctcaattctctgctgctcacagccaatacattttccttgcccctgtgccatggcaatgcccttggccagttcttctgtgaggTGCCAccgatcctcaagctctcctgctccaaatctgACTTCAGGGAACGTGGGCTCATTGCATTTAGTTCCTGTTTAGGACTtggatgttttgtgttcatagttttctcctatgtgcagatcttcagggctgtgctgaggatcccctctgagcagggacggcacaaagccttttccacctgcctccctcacctggctgtggtctctctgtttgtcagcactgcagtaTTTGCCTACCTGAAACCCTCTTCCATCTCCTCTCGATCCATGGATCTTtcagtgtcagttctgtactcggtggtggctccagccctgaaccccctcatctacagcctgaggaaccaggagctcaaggctgcagtgaggagactgatgactggatgctttcacAAACATTAA